Proteins encoded by one window of Dyella humicola:
- a CDS encoding amidohydrolase family protein gives MPNASTSLCHAATITPEGVSRAPLLIRHGEVGTSLAAWGYRIDLRDHLIFPGLINAHDHLHVNAVPPLQAGAPFPNSYAWIEAFRAHFDEPEVSAALQWPKTLRLRHGALKNLLAGTTCVAHHDPWQQAFDAPDFPVALLRDFGWSYALGWPDYGPPVPESFLATPAERPWMIHLAEGTDATAQSELATLDQLGCLAANSVLIHGVGLREQDIARIIAASAAVVWCPTSNLALLGKTLDPRRLCAAGRLALGTDSRLSGARDMLEEMQSAMALGDLGPGQLLALATTHAARILRLPKRGSLAPGSWADMVIVRDRGGDEANGLAGIQRSEIRAVVRDGVPRIADHDFVEWFDAAGVDTVPVILDGKPKLLARSLADPALIALEPGLELATGSRGRGIDLTAEAHCR, from the coding sequence TTGCCCAATGCGAGTACCAGCCTGTGTCACGCGGCCACCATCACGCCCGAAGGTGTCTCTCGCGCGCCGCTGCTGATCCGGCATGGGGAAGTGGGTACATCACTCGCGGCGTGGGGTTATCGAATTGACCTTCGTGATCATCTGATCTTCCCAGGTCTGATCAATGCGCACGACCACCTGCACGTCAACGCGGTACCCCCGTTGCAAGCAGGCGCTCCTTTCCCGAACAGCTATGCGTGGATCGAGGCGTTCCGGGCGCATTTTGACGAGCCTGAGGTCAGCGCTGCGCTGCAGTGGCCCAAGACGCTGAGGCTCCGGCACGGGGCGCTGAAGAACCTGCTCGCCGGCACGACCTGTGTCGCCCACCATGATCCTTGGCAGCAGGCGTTTGATGCGCCGGATTTTCCCGTGGCGCTATTGCGGGACTTCGGGTGGAGCTATGCGCTGGGTTGGCCCGACTATGGTCCGCCGGTGCCGGAGAGCTTCCTCGCCACGCCAGCCGAACGGCCCTGGATGATCCATCTGGCGGAGGGTACGGACGCGACCGCACAGTCGGAATTGGCCACCCTGGACCAGCTCGGGTGCCTGGCGGCCAACAGTGTGTTGATCCATGGCGTGGGTCTGCGGGAGCAGGACATCGCCCGCATCATTGCCGCAAGCGCGGCGGTAGTCTGGTGCCCGACCAGCAATCTGGCGCTACTGGGCAAGACGCTCGATCCGCGACGTCTATGTGCGGCGGGGCGGCTGGCGCTGGGCACCGATTCGCGCTTGAGCGGCGCGCGCGACATGCTGGAGGAAATGCAGTCGGCCATGGCACTGGGTGATCTCGGTCCGGGCCAATTGCTGGCGCTGGCGACCACGCATGCTGCGCGCATTCTGCGCTTGCCGAAGCGCGGCAGCCTTGCGCCTGGTTCGTGGGCGGACATGGTGATCGTCCGGGATCGTGGCGGCGACGAGGCGAACGGCCTTGCCGGCATCCAACGCAGCGAGATTCGCGCCGTCGTGCGAGACGGCGTCCCGCGCATCGCGGACCACGATTTCGTCGAATGGTTTGATGCAGCCGGAGTCGACACGGTACCGGTGATCCTGGACGGCAAGCCGAAACTGCTGGCCAGATCATTAGCCGATCCGGCGCTGATAGCGCTGGAACCCGGGCTTGAGCTTGCCACTGGCAGCCGAGGGCGCGGGATCGACCTTACCGCCGAGGCGCACTGCCGATGA
- a CDS encoding class I SAM-dependent methyltransferase — MGESQLLDTQRAFDSVAADYDGPRGNNELIQRMRVSLWETVLEHIPAGSSLLDLGCGTGIDAIEFARCGYQVAATDWSPQMVGRTKSRAAAAGLESQVTATHLGIHQLDKLQDEFDGIYSNFGPFNCVPDMRSIAAECARLLRPNGHLVLSVIGRICPWEVVHYTLRGRFRRAAVRTRRGATAVGMNRHTIWTYYYLPREFYRAFAEHFVLENYRALSLFLPPPYLVDYYRSHRRWCERLGWLDDHLGALPILRNMGDHFLIVMRRR, encoded by the coding sequence TTGGGCGAAAGTCAGTTGCTCGATACGCAACGCGCCTTTGACAGCGTTGCGGCTGATTACGATGGTCCACGCGGCAACAACGAACTGATCCAGCGCATGCGGGTTTCCCTGTGGGAAACCGTACTCGAGCATATTCCCGCCGGATCAAGCCTGCTCGATCTTGGTTGTGGCACCGGCATCGATGCCATCGAGTTCGCCAGGTGCGGCTACCAGGTGGCCGCCACGGACTGGTCGCCACAGATGGTGGGGCGGACAAAGTCTCGCGCCGCCGCTGCAGGGCTTGAGTCCCAGGTAACGGCTACGCACCTGGGCATACATCAGCTCGATAAGCTCCAGGACGAATTTGACGGCATCTACTCAAACTTCGGACCTTTCAACTGTGTGCCGGATATGCGTTCGATCGCAGCCGAGTGCGCACGATTGCTTCGGCCAAACGGACATCTGGTGTTGTCGGTGATCGGACGGATCTGCCCATGGGAAGTGGTTCACTACACGCTGCGGGGGCGCTTCAGGCGGGCGGCCGTGCGTACCCGGCGGGGGGCGACGGCGGTGGGCATGAACCGGCACACCATCTGGACCTATTACTACCTTCCCCGGGAGTTCTATCGTGCCTTTGCTGAGCACTTCGTGCTGGAGAATTATCGGGCGTTGAGCTTGTTCCTGCCGCCGCCTTACCTGGTGGATTACTACCGCAGCCATCGTCGTTGGTGTGAACGGCTGGGCTGGCTCGACGATCACCTGGGTGCGTTACCGATACTACGCAACATGGGTGATCACTTCCTGATTGTCATGCGTCGGCGTTGA
- a CDS encoding Wzz/FepE/Etk N-terminal domain-containing protein, with protein MSGRTSLCCRRMPENPHPDSLKESHAMERDEIYLVDMWRILAREWKWFLVMVVLVLAATFAFMHLSKRQWQATAWIQIAQVGQVPQGQDPKVEPLQRVAERLQTRAFQNEVMQSIGLPVDSREAGLYRKSLRVDPLLYAASFVRFTVRGDSALQARQFAEATVAQLRIVHQGLEATTLALARARLDEVQAGLKDALADRDRLLQIAGRGDAGDKSGQAASLAGVLVASRGEEIRTLQTTRSDLLTKLSAGYTYETSSLWPVYVPEGPAFPNPVMFWGVGILAALGLGAFAAVARNALRRSV; from the coding sequence GTGTCGGGCCGGACGTCGCTGTGCTGCCGGCGGATGCCGGAAAACCCTCATCCTGATTCCTTGAAAGAGTCCCATGCCATGGAAAGAGACGAAATCTATCTGGTCGATATGTGGCGAATCCTTGCCCGTGAGTGGAAGTGGTTCCTGGTCATGGTGGTGCTGGTCCTGGCAGCCACGTTTGCCTTCATGCATTTGTCAAAGCGCCAGTGGCAAGCGACCGCATGGATACAAATCGCCCAGGTTGGCCAGGTCCCCCAGGGCCAGGACCCGAAGGTAGAGCCACTGCAACGGGTTGCCGAGCGATTGCAGACGAGGGCGTTTCAGAACGAGGTCATGCAAAGCATCGGGCTGCCCGTCGATTCGCGCGAGGCCGGGCTCTATCGGAAAAGCCTGCGGGTCGATCCGTTGCTATATGCGGCTTCGTTCGTTCGATTTACCGTGCGCGGAGACTCCGCGCTGCAGGCACGCCAGTTCGCCGAGGCCACGGTTGCTCAGCTGCGTATCGTTCACCAAGGTCTGGAGGCGACAACGCTGGCCCTTGCGCGTGCGCGTCTGGACGAGGTGCAGGCTGGCCTGAAGGACGCGCTGGCCGATCGGGATCGGCTGTTGCAGATCGCGGGCAGGGGAGATGCCGGCGACAAGAGCGGCCAGGCTGCTTCGCTCGCCGGCGTACTGGTCGCCAGCAGGGGCGAGGAAATCCGCACTTTGCAGACGACGCGCAGTGACCTCCTCACCAAACTGAGCGCCGGCTATACCTACGAGACTTCGTCGCTCTGGCCCGTCTATGTGCCTGAGGGACCGGCCTTCCCAAATCCCGTCATGTTCTGGGGTGTGGGCATCCTCGCGGCGTTGGGGCTAGGGGCCTTTGCTGCCGTCGCGAGAAATGCGCTGCGACGAAGCGTTTAG